One window from the genome of Rhodopseudomonas sp. P2A-2r encodes:
- the nusB gene encoding transcription antitermination factor NusB produces MAEIKKAAIKKPAEKKANKRGTARLAAVQALYQMDIGGAGINDIFAEFESHWLGKEVEGDQYLPAEEAFFRDVVSGVLRDQNKLDPLIDDALSKGWPLARIEAILRATLRAGAYELEHRKDIPARVIVSEYVDVADAFVEGDEIGMVNAVLDQIARHFRPDDSMRG; encoded by the coding sequence ATGGCAGAGATCAAGAAGGCCGCGATCAAGAAGCCCGCCGAGAAGAAGGCCAACAAGCGCGGCACGGCGCGGCTCGCGGCCGTGCAGGCGCTATACCAGATGGATATCGGCGGCGCCGGCATCAATGACATTTTTGCGGAGTTCGAAAGCCACTGGCTCGGCAAGGAGGTCGAGGGCGACCAGTATCTGCCGGCCGAGGAAGCCTTCTTCCGCGATGTCGTGTCCGGCGTGCTGCGCGACCAGAACAAGCTGGATCCGCTGATCGACGACGCGCTGTCCAAGGGCTGGCCGCTGGCGCGCATCGAGGCGATCTTGCGCGCGACGCTGCGGGCAGGGGCCTACGAGCTGGAGCATCGCAAGGACATTCCGGCGCGCGTCATCGTTTCCGAATATGTCGACGTGGCGGACGCCTTTGTCGAGGGTGACGAGATCGGCATGGTCAACGCCGTGCTCGACCAGATCGCCAGACATTTTCGGCCCGACGACTCGATGCGAGGGTAA
- a CDS encoding riboflavin synthase → MFTGIVTDIGEIETLTPVAQGQLHRLRVLSHYDRSSIADGASISHNGVCLTVTGSGVSGNRTWFEVDAGAETLGLTTAKNWKAGTRLNLERALKIGDELGGHIVSGHVDGIATIVARDNLPDMARFTLRTTRELARFIATKGSVTLDGASLTVNTVDDVQFSVLIIPHTLAVTTIGDWQEGHEVNLEVDQMARYAARLTEMK, encoded by the coding sequence ATGTTTACCGGCATTGTCACCGACATCGGCGAGATCGAAACCCTGACGCCGGTGGCGCAGGGCCAGCTGCACCGGCTGCGCGTGCTCAGCCACTACGATCGGAGCAGCATCGCGGATGGTGCCTCGATCTCGCACAACGGCGTCTGCCTGACGGTGACGGGCTCCGGGGTGAGCGGCAACCGCACCTGGTTCGAGGTCGACGCCGGCGCCGAAACGCTCGGCCTGACCACGGCAAAGAACTGGAAGGCCGGCACCCGCCTCAACCTGGAGCGTGCGCTGAAGATCGGCGACGAGCTCGGCGGCCACATTGTCTCCGGCCATGTCGACGGCATCGCTACCATTGTGGCGCGCGACAACCTGCCCGATATGGCGCGCTTCACGCTGCGCACCACGCGCGAGCTGGCGCGATTCATCGCCACCAAGGGTTCGGTGACGCTGGATGGCGCGTCGCTGACCGTGAATACCGTCGATGACGTCCAGTTTTCGGTGCTGATCATCCCGCATACGCTCGCCGTAACGACGATCGGCGACTGGCAGGAGGGCCACGAGGTCAATCTCGAGGTCGACCAGATGGCGCGCTACGCGGCGCGGCTGACGGAAATGAAATAG
- the ribH gene encoding 6,7-dimethyl-8-ribityllumazine synthase translates to MADARRAQLQDQTDISGARVLIVEARFYDDIQDALLAGAVLELNAAGVSHTVLTVPGALEIPAAIAIALDAAEKHDEPYDAAIALGCVVRGETIHFEIVSMESARGLMDLAVNRRLPLGNGIITVNNDEQAWARARADDLNKGGDAARAALAMLRIKRRLAKS, encoded by the coding sequence ATGGCAGACGCGCGACGCGCTCAGTTGCAGGACCAAACCGACATTTCCGGCGCCCGTGTGCTGATTGTCGAAGCCCGCTTTTACGACGATATCCAGGATGCGCTGCTGGCCGGCGCGGTGCTGGAGCTGAATGCCGCGGGCGTCAGCCACACCGTCCTCACGGTGCCCGGCGCGCTGGAAATTCCCGCCGCGATCGCCATCGCGCTGGACGCCGCCGAGAAGCACGACGAGCCCTATGACGCGGCCATCGCGCTGGGCTGCGTGGTGCGCGGCGAGACCATCCATTTCGAGATCGTCTCGATGGAGTCGGCGCGCGGCCTGATGGACCTCGCGGTCAACAGGCGCCTGCCGCTCGGCAACGGCATCATCACGGTCAACAACGACGAGCAGGCCTGGGCGCGCGCCCGCGCCGACGACCTGAACAAGGGTGGCGACGCGGCGCGGGCGGCGCTGGCGATGCTGCGCATCAAACGCCGTCTGGCGAAGAGCTGA
- the thiL gene encoding thiamine-phosphate kinase, producing MSSGEDTLIATYFKPLATDPGAFGLADDAAVLQARGEDVVVNTDAIVEGVHFLPDDPADTIARKALRVNLSDLAAKGAIPAGFVLTLALRERDPDWLEAFARGLGEDTRLFGCPLLGGDTVSTPGPIMISITAFGRVPEGRMVRRSGAMPGDLVVVTGTIGDAALGLDVLKGGAVKASLAHDMAAAAGLIARYRIPQPRNALAKAVRDHARAAMDVSDGLAGDLTRLLAASGVAASISTAEIPLSTPARLLLERGTVELETLLSAGDDYEILCTIPPSRLMAFTDEAQRAGVPVSAIGTISAGAGLRMVDAQGRELVLSRLSYSHF from the coding sequence ATGTCATCCGGCGAAGACACTTTGATCGCGACCTATTTCAAGCCGCTGGCCACCGATCCGGGTGCCTTCGGCCTCGCTGACGATGCCGCGGTGCTGCAGGCGCGCGGCGAGGATGTGGTGGTCAATACCGACGCCATCGTCGAGGGCGTGCACTTCCTGCCCGACGATCCCGCCGACACCATCGCGCGCAAAGCCCTGCGCGTTAACCTGTCTGATCTCGCCGCCAAGGGCGCGATTCCGGCCGGCTTCGTACTGACGCTGGCGCTGCGCGAGCGGGATCCTGACTGGCTCGAGGCATTCGCGCGCGGCCTCGGCGAGGATACCCGGCTGTTCGGCTGCCCGCTGCTCGGCGGCGATACGGTGTCGACGCCGGGACCGATCATGATTTCCATCACCGCCTTCGGCCGTGTGCCGGAAGGCCGCATGGTCCGCCGCAGCGGCGCGATGCCCGGCGACCTCGTGGTGGTCACGGGCACCATCGGCGACGCCGCGCTCGGCCTCGACGTGCTGAAGGGCGGCGCGGTGAAGGCGTCGCTGGCCCATGACATGGCCGCCGCTGCCGGGCTGATCGCGCGCTACCGGATTCCGCAGCCGCGCAACGCGCTGGCCAAGGCCGTGCGCGACCATGCACGCGCGGCGATGGACGTGTCGGATGGCCTCGCCGGCGATCTGACCAGGCTGCTGGCCGCCTCCGGGGTCGCGGCAAGCATCTCCACGGCGGAGATCCCGCTGTCGACGCCGGCCAGGCTGCTGCTCGAGCGCGGCACCGTGGAACTGGAAACGCTGCTCTCCGCCGGCGACGACTACGAAATTCTCTGCACGATTCCGCCGAGCCGTCTCATGGCCTTCACAGACGAGGCGCAGCGTGCCGGCGTGCCAGTCTCGGCCATCGGGACGATCTCGGCGGGGGCAGGGCTGCGCATGGTCGATGCGCAGGGACGCGAACTCGTCCTGTCACGGCTGTCCTACAGCCACTTCTGA